TCACGTTGTGCAGCCGCATGGATTCCGGCACGCGGACACCGTCGAGCCTGATGTGGGCGTTCTGCATCATCCTCAGCGCAGTCTTGCCGTGGATCTTCTCGAGTGTCACGCCCTCAGCCTGGCGGTCCACCAGGAAGGCCTTGACCTGCCCGTCCTCCTGGTCCCGGGCGAAGACCGCCAGCACGTCGGCGCTTACTGCGCCGCCGATCCAGCGCTTGGCGCCGTTCAGCACCCAGGAATCCCCTTCCCTGCGGGCTGTGGTGGACAGTCCTCCGGCGATGTCCGAACCGGAGTCAGGTTCAGTGAGGGAAAAGACGCCCTTGAGGGAGAAGTCGACGACCTTCGGCATCCACTCGGCCTGCTGCTCCGGCGAGGCGCCCACCCGGATGGCGGTGCGGAAGAGTCCGGCCTGGGACGTGTACCAGGTGGCCAGCGAGGCGTCCGCTCGGGCGAGTTCGAAGATCCGGAAACCCTGGTAGATGCCCCGGGCAGGGCTGCTTTTTGCGCCCAGGGCGCCCGTAAGCTCCGCCGGTTCCATCAGGTCCAGGTCGATCAGGGGCTGGGCGAGTTGTGTGGGGAACTCCCCGCGTTCCCAGTAGTCGGCCAGCAGCGGTTGCGCTTCCCGGTCCAGGAAGTTCCGCAGCCGGCCCAGCACGCGGCGCTCGTCCTCCGTGAGAAGGGATTCGGCGTCGTAGTAGTCGCAGACGCCGTAGAGGCGGGCCGCCGCCACAGTCCCCGTATCGGTATCGAGGCTCATCTCAGCCGCCCAGTCCGAGCAGGCGCACCGCGTTGTGCTTGAGGATCTTGGGCCTGACCTCGTCCTTGAGCGGCAGGTCCGCGAAGGCGCCAAGCCACTTCTGCGGCGTGATGAGCGGGAAGTCGGTGCCGAACAGGACCTTGTCCTGCAGGACCGAGTTGGACATGCGCACCAGCGACTCCGGGAAGT
Above is a window of Arthrobacter sp. FB24 DNA encoding:
- a CDS encoding acyl-CoA dehydrogenase family protein, whose product is MSLDTDTGTVAAARLYGVCDYYDAESLLTEDERRVLGRLRNFLDREAQPLLADYWERGEFPTQLAQPLIDLDLMEPAELTGALGAKSSPARGIYQGFRIFELARADASLATWYTSQAGLFRTAIRVGASPEQQAEWMPKVVDFSLKGVFSLTEPDSGSDIAGGLSTTARREGDSWVLNGAKRWIGGAVSADVLAVFARDQEDGQVKAFLVDRQAEGVTLEKIHGKTALRMMQNAHIRLDGVRVPESMRLHNVNSFKDVAAMLRAMRSDVAWIATGIQAGAFEAALRYVTERTQFGRQLGSFQLVQEKLARMLGNVTSSLSLVVRLTEQQARGIYRDQDSALAKMQTSLLMRETVALAREVVGGNGITLETDVARFHADAEAVYSYEGTHEINALIVGRALTGESAFTR